One Nostocoides sp. HKS02 genomic window carries:
- the purF gene encoding amidophosphoribosyltransferase gives MARGDGQLSHDLLPGEKGPQDACGVFGVWAPGEDVAKLTYYGLYALQHRGQESAGIATSDGHSILVYKDMGLVSQVFDERSLASLRGHLAVGHCRYSTTGGSTWENAQPTLGGHAESTVALAHNGNLINSIELRDLVAERRADGYGHAGGELGRGNTTDTALVTALLADDPDRSLEAAALDLLPQLRGAFCFVFMDEHTLYAARDPQGIRPLVLGRLERGWVVASETAALDIVGASMIREVEPGELIAIDEDGLRTQRFAPAEPKGCVFEYVYLARPDTTINGRGVHESRVEMGRTLAREHPVEADMVMPTPESGTPAAIGYAQESGIPYGQGLVKNSYVGRTFIAPSQTIRQLGIRLKLNPLREVIKGKRLVVVDDSIVRGNTQRALVRMLREAGAAEVHVRISSPPVRWPCFYGIDFATRAELIATGIGVEEVCTSIGADSLGYISEEGMIAATDQPASALCTACFTGSYPVGVPSASHLGTNLFETLPLDVDGVSLGVSGGAADALSRP, from the coding sequence GTGGCACGCGGCGACGGACAGCTCTCCCACGATCTGCTTCCCGGCGAGAAGGGCCCGCAGGACGCCTGCGGGGTGTTCGGCGTCTGGGCTCCTGGCGAGGACGTCGCCAAGCTGACCTACTACGGCCTCTACGCGCTGCAGCACCGCGGCCAGGAGTCGGCGGGCATCGCCACCTCCGACGGGCACAGCATCCTGGTCTACAAGGACATGGGGCTGGTGTCCCAGGTCTTCGACGAGCGCTCCCTGGCCTCGCTGCGCGGTCACCTCGCGGTGGGCCACTGCCGGTACTCCACCACGGGTGGCTCCACCTGGGAGAACGCCCAGCCGACGCTCGGTGGCCACGCGGAGTCCACCGTCGCCCTGGCTCACAACGGCAACCTCATCAACTCCATCGAGCTGCGCGACCTCGTGGCCGAGCGTCGCGCCGACGGTTACGGCCATGCCGGCGGTGAGCTCGGCCGCGGCAACACGACGGACACCGCGCTGGTCACGGCCTTGCTCGCCGACGACCCCGACCGCTCGCTCGAGGCGGCCGCCCTCGACCTGTTGCCCCAGCTGCGGGGCGCGTTCTGCTTCGTCTTCATGGACGAGCACACCCTGTATGCCGCGCGCGACCCCCAGGGGATCCGTCCCCTGGTCCTCGGTCGGCTGGAGCGGGGGTGGGTCGTCGCCTCGGAGACCGCGGCGCTCGACATCGTCGGCGCCTCGATGATCCGCGAGGTCGAGCCGGGCGAGCTCATCGCCATCGACGAGGACGGCCTGCGCACGCAGCGGTTCGCTCCTGCCGAACCCAAGGGTTGTGTGTTCGAGTACGTCTACCTCGCCCGCCCCGACACGACGATCAACGGCCGCGGCGTGCACGAGTCGCGCGTCGAGATGGGTCGCACTCTCGCCCGGGAGCACCCGGTCGAGGCCGACATGGTCATGCCGACTCCCGAGTCCGGCACCCCGGCCGCCATCGGGTACGCCCAGGAGTCCGGGATCCCCTATGGCCAGGGGCTGGTCAAGAACTCCTACGTCGGGCGCACGTTCATCGCGCCGTCCCAGACGATCCGCCAGCTCGGCATCAGGCTCAAGCTGAACCCGCTGCGCGAGGTGATCAAGGGCAAGCGGCTCGTCGTGGTGGACGACTCGATCGTGCGCGGCAACACCCAGCGGGCGCTCGTCCGCATGCTGCGCGAGGCCGGGGCCGCCGAGGTGCACGTCCGCATCTCCTCCCCGCCGGTCCGCTGGCCCTGCTTCTACGGCATCGACTTCGCCACCCGCGCCGAGCTCATCGCGACCGGGATCGGTGTCGAGGAGGTCTGCACCTCGATCGGCGCAGACTCCCTCGGGTACATCTCGGAGGAGGGCATGATCGCCGCCACCGACCAGCCGGCATCCGCCCTGTGCACCGCGTGCTTCACCGGCTCGTACCCCGTCGGGGTGCCGAGCGCCAGCCACCTCGGCACCAACCTCTTCGAGACGCTGCCCCTCGACGTCGACGGAGTGTCGCTCGGCGTCAGCGGCGGCGCCGCTGACGCGCTCTCCCGCCCCTGA
- the purM gene encoding phosphoribosylformylglycinamidine cyclo-ligase — protein MSEPITYASAGVDVEAGDKAVELMKASVRRATRPEVLGGLGGFAGMFDASAIARMTRPVLATSTDGVGTKVAIAQALDRHDTIGFDLVGMVVDDIVVCGAEPLFMTDYIATGKVVPERIAAIVSGIAAACAQARVALVGGETAEHPGLLEPDEYDVAGAATGVVEYADVLGPDRVVPGDVVLALGSSGLHSNGYSLVRTVVGAAGWALDREVPEFGRTLGEELLTPTRVYSADLLDLIRTDGIDVHALSHVTGGGLAANLARVLPPGVFARLDRATWTPPAVFSTIGALGRVPRTDLERTLNMGVGFVAMLPADQVDAAIRELGQRGIPTWVVGEVTALEDAPVAEGHEVVSGAKGVTGGAVQIVGDHPLA, from the coding sequence GTGAGCGAACCGATCACCTATGCCTCCGCCGGCGTCGACGTCGAGGCAGGTGACAAGGCCGTCGAGCTCATGAAGGCCTCGGTGCGCCGCGCGACCAGGCCCGAGGTCCTCGGCGGGCTGGGCGGCTTCGCGGGCATGTTCGACGCGAGTGCGATCGCCCGGATGACGCGGCCGGTCCTCGCCACCTCCACCGACGGCGTCGGCACCAAGGTCGCCATCGCCCAGGCCCTCGACCGCCACGACACGATCGGCTTCGACCTGGTCGGCATGGTCGTCGACGACATCGTGGTGTGTGGCGCGGAGCCGTTGTTCATGACCGACTACATCGCCACCGGCAAGGTCGTCCCCGAGCGCATCGCCGCCATCGTCTCCGGCATCGCCGCCGCGTGCGCTCAGGCCCGAGTCGCGCTGGTGGGTGGCGAGACCGCCGAACACCCCGGGCTGCTCGAGCCCGACGAGTACGACGTCGCCGGTGCCGCCACCGGCGTGGTGGAGTATGCCGACGTGCTCGGTCCCGACCGTGTCGTCCCCGGCGACGTGGTGCTGGCGCTCGGCTCGAGCGGCCTGCACTCGAACGGCTACTCGCTGGTGCGCACGGTGGTTGGCGCGGCGGGGTGGGCCCTCGACCGTGAGGTTCCCGAGTTCGGCCGCACCCTCGGCGAGGAGCTGCTGACCCCGACCCGGGTCTACTCCGCCGACCTGCTCGACCTCATCCGCACCGACGGCATCGACGTCCACGCCCTCTCGCACGTGACCGGCGGCGGGCTCGCCGCCAACCTGGCCCGAGTCCTCCCGCCCGGCGTCTTCGCCCGGCTCGACCGCGCGACGTGGACCCCGCCAGCGGTGTTCTCCACCATCGGCGCGCTGGGCCGCGTGCCGCGCACCGACCTCGAGCGCACCCTCAACATGGGCGTTGGCTTCGTCGCGATGCTTCCGGCCGACCAGGTGGACGCAGCCATCCGCGAGCTGGGGCAACGCGGCATACCGACGTGGGTGGTCGGCGAGGTGACGGCCCTCGAGGATGCGCCGGTCGCCGAGGGGCACGAGGTCGTCAGCGGCGCCAAGGGCGTCACGGGAGGCGCGGTCCAGATCGTCGGTGACCACCCGCTCGCTTGA
- a CDS encoding cysteine hydrolase family protein — protein sequence MSDQPWFVAIDMQRVFADPHSEWTAPRYAEVEPRVAQLASAFGDRSVFTRFVAPAEPGGAWTAYYESFPWALEPADHPLFELTDAVSPLARRTVHATTFGKWTPQLRAVVGDRPRLVVAGVATDCCVLSTVLAAADAGASVTVVTDACAGSSDDNHQKALDVMALYQPLTSFLTTDEVLSRLA from the coding sequence GTGAGTGACCAACCGTGGTTCGTCGCCATCGACATGCAGCGCGTGTTCGCCGACCCCCACAGCGAGTGGACCGCTCCGAGGTACGCCGAGGTCGAGCCCCGCGTGGCCCAGCTCGCCTCCGCGTTCGGTGACCGGTCGGTGTTCACCCGCTTCGTCGCCCCCGCCGAGCCGGGCGGCGCGTGGACGGCGTACTACGAGTCGTTTCCGTGGGCCCTGGAACCGGCCGACCACCCGCTGTTCGAGCTCACCGACGCGGTGTCGCCGCTGGCGAGACGGACGGTCCACGCGACGACCTTCGGCAAGTGGACACCGCAGCTGCGCGCCGTGGTGGGCGACCGGCCACGACTGGTGGTCGCCGGGGTCGCCACCGACTGCTGCGTCCTGTCAACGGTGCTCGCCGCAGCCGACGCGGGCGCCTCGGTGACCGTCGTGACGGACGCGTGCGCCGGGTCCAGCGACGACAACCACCAGAAGGCGCTCGACGTCATGGCCCTCTACCAACCGCTCACGTCGTTCCTGACGACGGACGAGGTGCTGTCCCGGCTGGCCTGA